The following proteins are encoded in a genomic region of Oncorhynchus masou masou isolate Uvic2021 chromosome 32, UVic_Omas_1.1, whole genome shotgun sequence:
- the nkx3-2 gene encoding homeobox protein Nkx-3.2, with the protein MAVRSNSLMPFSIQAILNKKEDSRHLPDLDICFSKTACWKIFGEMDTGSEDFPAACRSDEGACMASDQKSYDSDSGLSDDNDSKRLAVCKSENNRDPASDVLEESLQDETDHESTAVDNAKGLSDCEPNVSDSNNLDEASCDKSSEQPKQRKKRSRAAFSHAQVFELERRFNHQRYLSGPERADLAASLKLTETQVKIWFQNRRYKTKRRQMAADLMASAPAAKKVAVKVLVRDDQRQYNPGELLRPPLLALQPSYYYPYAYCLPAWTLSTCAGNQ; encoded by the exons ATGGCCGTTCGTAGCAATTCCTTGATGCCTTTCTCTATCCAAGCCATTTTGAACAAAAAAGAGGACAGTCGACACTTGCCAGATTTGGACATCTGCTTCTCGAAGACTGCGTGTTGGAAAATATTTGGAGAAATGGATACTGGTTCGGAGGACTTTCCCGCGGCGTGTAGAAGTGACGAGGGAGCTTGCATGGCCAGCGACCAGAAAAGTTACGACTCGGATTCAGGTCTCAGTGATGACAATGACAGCAAGAGGCTGGCCGTTTGCAAGTCCGAGAATAACAGGGATCCTGCTTCAGACGTACTGGAAGAAAGTTTGCAGGACGAAACGGACCATGAATCCACTGCTGTCGATAACGCAAAAGGTCTTAGTGACTGTGAACCTAATGTTTCGG ATTCCAACAACCTAGACGAGGCCAGTTGTGATAAAAGTTCGGAGCAGCCCAAACAGAGGAAAAAACGTTCAAGGGCTGCGTTCTCCCACGCGCAAGTGTTCGAGCTCGAGCGTAGGTTCAATCACCAAAGATACCTATCCGGACCAGAGAGAGCAGACCTGGCGGCCTCCCTGAAGCTGACAGAGACGCAGGTCAAAATATGGTTCCAGAACCGCAGATATAAAACAAAACGCCGTCAAATGGCTGCCGACTTGATGGCATCGGCCCCTGCAGCAAAGAAAGTGGCTGTGAAAGTGTTAGTTCGGGACGACCAGAGACAGTACAACCCCGGAGAACTACTGCGGCCTCCGCTCCTCGCTCTCCAGCCGTCGTATTACTACCCCTACGCCTATTGCCTCCCGGCATGGACACTCTCTACTTGTGCTGGGAATCAATGA